The sequence GAGACGATGTCACCGAACATATTTGAAGTGACCAAAACACCGTAATCGAGCGGGTTTTTCAGAAGCCACATACACATGGCGTCGATATTAGTCTCCCACAGGTCAATGCCCGGGTAGTTTTCAGCAACCTTGCGGGCGGTGCGCACCATCAGTCCCGATGTCTCACGCACGACATTCGGTTTTTCCACCACGGTAACGGTTTTGTAACCGAATTTTTTAGCATACTCAAAAGCGTCGGTGACGATATTGCGACAACCGGTTTCTGAATTAATTCTCAGCGAAACAGCTACGTTTTCGAGACCATGCTTTTTAAAGCGGCTGATCTTCTTGTTCTTTTGTTCGATCAGGTTGAACACATCTTCCGGAAATGGAAAGAATTCGACACCGACATAGAGGTCTTCAGTGTTTTCACGGAATACTACGATATCAATCCGGTCCTTGTAGTTTAGCGGATTGCCCTCGTATGCTTTGCAGGGCCTGAGGTTTGTACGCAGGTTGAATTCCTGCCGGAGACGTACGATCGGCGAGGAATACACGAGGTTTTTGCCCTGAAGTTCCGGCACCAGCTCGCGCTCGGCTTCTTCCTTGGGTTTGGATGTGATAGCGCCAAACAGAGCACAGTCAGTTTCTTTCAGGAGCTCGATGGTCCTTTCGGGCAAGGGGTCGCCCTCCTTGCACCAGAACTCCCAGCCGATATCGGCATGAGGATACTCGGCGTCCAGACCGATTTTGTCCAATACAATCCTGGCCGCTTCCATAACATCGTTGCCGACACCATCTCCCGGCATCCAGGCGATTCTGTACTTTGCCACTACTCCTCCTTCGACAGCAAATAGGTGAATGATATTCTGTGAGTATCTCCCAAATCAGATTTGAACGGTATATAGGCATAATCGAGACCGATGCCACGATGATCCACTCCCAGTCCGAAGGATACGTTTTTCTCATCATAGCCAGACTGGAAACCACTCCGCAGGTAGAACATGCGGTTGAAGTTGTATTCCCCGCCGAGATGAAAATGCGGATCATCATCGGTCGGATAAACGACATCGCCGGTCAGCATAAAATCAGCGATACGATACGCGGCTCCGGCTCTCAGAACGCGCGGCAGGTCATATTCTTCCTCATCCAGTTTGAGTTTGGAGCCGAGATTGGAAAAACTGGCTCCGATTGCAAGCTGGGAAGAGAGGTGATGTTGAAACCCGAAATCTACCGCGAAACCGGTTGAGGAATAAACATCGATCTTTTCGTAGACCAACTTGACAGTAAGTCCAACTGAAGTTGCCCGTCCAAAAGCGCGGGCGAATGAGAATCCAGCCACCAGGTCATTGAGATCGAAGTAGCCTTCAGGTTCCGGCGTGGGACCCGTACGACGTTCGATGTCACCCACGGTTCCATAGTTTATCGAGAAACCAAGAGCATAATTTGACGGTCGGTATACCAGCCCGACAAACTCCGAACGGTAATCAGCGATCCATTCGTTA is a genomic window of Candidatus Zixiibacteriota bacterium containing:
- a CDS encoding isocitrate/isopropylmalate dehydrogenase family protein — translated: MPGDGVGNDVMEAARIVLDKIGLDAEYPHADIGWEFWCKEGDPLPERTIELLKETDCALFGAITSKPKEEAERELVPELQGKNLVYSSPIVRLRQEFNLRTNLRPCKAYEGNPLNYKDRIDIVVFRENTEDLYVGVEFFPFPEDVFNLIEQKNKKISRFKKHGLENVAVSLRINSETGCRNIVTDAFEYAKKFGYKTVTVVEKPNVVRETSGLMVRTARKVAENYPGIDLWETNIDAMCMWLLKNPLDYGVLVTSNMFGDIVSDLCAQLVGGLGFAASGNIGDDYAVFEPTHGSAPKYEGKYKVNPMAMLITTKLMLDWLGEIDKGQALENAIAKVISEGKVRTYDMGGSNTSLEVAQAVADYIK
- a CDS encoding PorV/PorQ family protein, which translates into the protein MTYKKTIFLALMSIICLSASARGQVDKDDISGFSTLLVTPAPRHAAMGNSMGSTAGDLFSLYSNPAGIINVPYFAAGFAHNEWIADYRSEFVGLVYRPSNYALGFSINYGTVGDIERRTGPTPEPEGYFDLNDLVAGFSFARAFGRATSVGLTVKLVYEKIDVYSSTGFAVDFGFQHHLSSQLAIGASFSNLGSKLKLDEEEYDLPRVLRAGAAYRIADFMLTGDVVYPTDDDPHFHLGGEYNFNRMFYLRSGFQSGYDEKNVSFGLGVDHRGIGLDYAYIPFKSDLGDTHRISFTYLLSKEE